In Erigeron canadensis isolate Cc75 chromosome 8, C_canadensis_v1, whole genome shotgun sequence, the DNA window GTTATTCATATACGAGTAACTTATtgacaaatttattattattattttttctaaacgATAAATTTGCATTTAACATAGAAAACTTATACTAGAAAATCTTGTCttcattttaaaaacattttactCATGCCAAAATTTAAATGTAAGATCTTACGGTCTTAGACTTCACGGTAAGAAAATTTTGCATATGACATGGAGTTACCTTCCTAAACAAAATCACGTTTGTTTAACTCCTGAAGGCTAATTTCCAGTGTTTTCTAGGGAAAATCACGTTTGGTTTATCCATTCACGTACACTAATTAACTTTTGTTggtttttaatcatatttaatttaatatggaTAATCATTTCGTGTTGAGTTTTCTAAAGTTATCCTTTGTAGGTAAATTTTGTTGTCTAACTTTTTCAAATCACATTatattaaattgaattaaaaattcaaaaatctcATCAATAGTAGAAtggtaaattttatttattcgTCCATCAATGAAAAAGTGAAACAAGACAATGTATTGTTGTGTACGTGTACAATTTAAGgtgaaatagttgatgatatatATCTTCTTAAACCATACctaatactaattttttttttatattatacacACATGAGCAATTCATGCATGTTTCATAtgaatacaataaagttttatataaataaatattttatatcaatcCACCAAAGTTCACTAGTAGTGTACTATATAATTAAACACACCACCGGCAATATAATTTGTGCATCATAAGTTCATAACTATAAGCATCACCAAAATCTACATATACTTCTGATCAATATATATGGCCTCCATAAATCCATCACAAATTTCGGATCAAAATGAGAGCAAAAATGGGTTGTCGAAATTAGTGAAAACATCAACTCAATAGCAAATTCTTCCAAACCCCATCCATTTCGATCTTTCAAGTCCCTAAATCCCTAAATACACAAAAACCAGAAGCCTTTGATCCGCAACACATAGGCTTAGGCCCGATTCATCATTGACTTAGAAAATGTGCGTATTTACACACCAAAGTCCAAATCTGATTAAAGTGACTTCCTGGAACTACTCATTGAGTCGTTTCTATATGTTAtgatttttctctttttcttttggcTTATGTTAGTATTTAACTAGACAACAATACATTCATACACCTATAAACCAACCTTAATTACAACAAAGTAGcgtacaataaaataaaataaaaacatcatCCTCGATATGGAAACCAACGACAGAGCAGAAGCCGATCGACTCCTTGCAATCGCCGATGGCCTCTTACGATCCAACGATCTCAATGGGGCACGTGATTTCTCACTTTTGGCTCAAGAAACGGATCCCTTAATTGAACGTTCGGACCAGATCATAGCCATTGTGGATGTCCTTACCGCCAGCAATACACGAATAAACAATCAAAATGATTGGTATGCAATTCTACAACTCGAAAGTGGACGAATATATGATGACATGGATCTCATTAAATCAGAATATCGTCGCCTTGGGCTTCTTTTGCATCCTGAAAAGAATGATTATGCATTTGCTGATTCAGCATTTAGACTCGTGTCAAATGCATGGGATGTATTATCTGACCCATCACGAAAAATGGCTTTTGATAATATATTGCTAAAGAATCAACAAATTTCGTGTGATAAGAAAATGGCCCGTGATAATGATTTGGCAAAGAATGAGCAAATTTCGCGTGATAAGATTCCAGTGAGGCGTGCGGATGGGAATATATGGACCGTGTGTCCGTACTGTTATAATTTATACGAGTACCCTAAGGTGTATGATGGATGTTGTTTAAGGTGTATGAATTGCGAAAAGGCGTTTCAAGTTGTCGTTATACCTCCTGATTCGTTGCCATTGGCCGTGCCAGGTAAAGAAGAGTATTATTGTTGTTGGGGAAATTTTCCTATGGGGTTCGCAACGGCAAATTCTGAAATGGGTAAAGGCAATGGCATGATGAATTGGATGTCGCTCTTGTTTCCAACGAAGGGAAGTGTTTGGCCGTCCCCCAATTCATTGGGGGGCGACAATGCAAAACGTGGTGATGGTTTCATGTTTGGAACATCACCACGTGTGCAGTCAGAGGCGCCAAAAGAAAGGAAACTGACGCCTCCAACTGCTGAAAACACCGTGTCTCAAAGAAGAGGTAGGCCCAAAAAAAATCGCTTGCCAGAAAGGGGTGTTTGATATGCTAAACTTGATTAACAGTGAAATAAAATGTGCCTTAGCTTATCCATAATTGCTTATTCTGATAAGCAATAATATGCTTTTACTAGCAAAAATGTTAATGCAATATATAGAGCATGGCAGCTATGATCGGAATTTGttgaaatatgaaaaaaaatttgcAAGAAAGTTGGGATCAATTAAATGGGTAAACAAAGTATAGTACGTCGTGGTTTAATTTATTTGGGTTTTAGTTTTGACTGGAATTGAAAACGGATCATGTGTGGGTTGGGTTGTGAGCCTGTGAAAGACTGGAAGGTATGATACTATGATGGACTGGGTAGTTTGTTAGACTGGGCTTGGGTTGAGTTAAACGGGTGTGCATTTAAATAGAAGATCTAAATCATGATTGTACATTTGTACTAGATTTGTTGTAttcttttttttacatttatgcACAAAtctaaattagaaaaaaataaaaacgaaaacatataaaagtatactagtcctaatattCGTACGAtctacggtagctatataggtTGTATTATAAAGAATTTTAAATATGCATCATACATGATCTGTGACTCTGTGactatgaaataaattgtgattAAAGTAAACCAATGATTGAagctaaataataataaatacttcatccgtcccattttaattgttctattttgactttcaaaatcttttctttttaacttttatcataaatatttttgtttgcgtcatataacacttgatataaaaaatatgaatgaattgagcttttaatgtgtttttcgttgatataagtttcatcaaccaCTATagagtacaaacaaagttattaaCGATCaaagataaatgaaaaagactttgaaagtcaaaataGGATAATTAATATGGGACGAAGGgagtataatatatgtttacttAGAGTTTTAGATTTATCTTAAacttttacaatcacatcaaaatcggaacttgtaaacATAGTTGATGACGACAAATACCCTTGTAatttcggatcataaactcaaatttttgaagtcttcattttaataagttattataagtaatataagtaataggagttgaagagttgagaaaaaaaattgtgaCAATTTACTAATGAAAAAACGATCaattaaataaggttataatattgttttgtatctataagcgagttagagtttaattttaagtctaataaagaatttgaatctatatacaattaaaaaacataatttaatcaaataattaaaaagacacatATCAATCAAGAATTACGCCACGTATCATTTCAAGAACATTACAATCTTGTTTAGCTTATTGGCTGGTAGATAGTTTTTATCTTTGCAAATACACTTGAAtcatgattgtttttttttatttcaccttttgtttttttcaggGTCAATTAATAAGTTGATCTCCATTAACATAAACACTATCCTAAGTGTATTTGCAATCTAGCTTAAACCCAGAATctcaaaaaatagaaaagataaatatacattagatttatatctatatatatattactattattgtattatacttatatttatatctatatatgtacaaatatcaTTATAACATATTGATTATCTATAGATAGATTTGATTGagtttatgaaatataaattgGTAATATTACTGTACGTAAAATACTCTCTCCGTCTTACTAaacttgtccacttttaaatttttaatcaaactttataaattttcaccataaatatttttatttgtgttatataatagttgatgaaagttataccaataaaacacacatctaaaacacaatcaatttatataactttcatcaaatattatataacacaaaaagaAATATGATATATCTCAATTTATACGTGTTTTCCTCATACAATTTGGACGTTTTAGACACGTTTGATAACCgtttatacatgttttgtggtgctttatggtatttgctagtgATTTCAGGTCTAAAGCAAGTTTATCGCTCACAAATGGTAGAAAACGACTAAAAAAGGGTCCATATGCACTAACGGATGAGTGTTGATGAAGAATGAAGCTGTAAAGCCGACTCCAGGCCAAGCTAGCGGCGCTAGCTGGCTGGCTAGCGACACGAGTTGCTGAACCAAGTCCAGTAGCGCCACGAGATTCAGTCCTAGCGGCACGAGTTTCAATGTTCGTTAATCAGAATTGCTTAAAAATGCTCCTAGCGGCGCGAGGAAGGGTTCTAGCGGCGCGAGATCAAGctgacatcaccattttctctTTCTTGGGGTATAAATATCATCCACCATTCCACCCAAACCCTAGTCTTAGACACTTTAGCTCACACTCTTATACTCCAGCCGTTTTTCCAAGGTTTTCTAAGGGTTTCATCACTCCAACATCATTGGAAGATTTGAAGATTAAATTTGGCTCTTGTTTAGTGATTGTGGCTAGATTGTAACCTCGATTTGGATTATTACTTCATatttggtacattatgtcttcctttctatttcaatctttagctcttaacattatgagtagctaaatctttatacatctatgaagatgaagtgaaacaattagttatggttgcatagtattttgaattcaagttggttttacttaacattttgtcaagatcttaatgaagtaatttcttctacttaaatttgtgttcttcgatagtggtactagttgaatgcaagtattattgtagttgtttgtctatgaataACTTTTactaggtcatggtatgatagtaaagaatacaagtttaatagaaattactttgttaagtggatttaacggttggtggtaccacgtttctttcacaaagataaaattgttatttaaataatcaaacgaactagttagttcaaggaattgtaatagggttggtggtaccacttgttgcaagaaattgagttgattaggtgattgagtAGATCTTACAAACATAGTGCACCCGTTTGTGTTTTTgacttgtcacgattattatcaccaacattattgaattttgagcttaaaccatatgcaacctaGACTTCTTGTGCagcggattcgacatagatggctttttaattattgtttacactaaaaccattttcaattaattcttcggaattactaatttgttttaatttccgCAAATTAACTTTTCTaaacgcaaagtgacaattcggtcacaaaccaaactttcttttgatttacatttttacaaccttaagtacaacattcagtccttgtgttcgatcctggtcttaccaattaactatattacatacgaacgggtacactgcccgtaagtatgtggtagtcagtaagcggtagatcttgttataaattattaaactcgattCCACACATCAAAATATTTATGGTAAAAGTTCGTAAAAtttgactttaaaaatttaaaagtgtacAAGTTTATTGGGACGGAGTGAGTAATAAATAAGGGATATTATATTATTCATGAATACAcaaaatcatttaataaaatataaaatgaagaaTTATTTTATATGTTCTATAATTTACTAGTAAAGATTTTATAACGCATGGCATTATCATTTCTTAATGTACTAGCTTAGTAACCCGTGTATTATGTaggtataaaagaaaattttatttttatatatcaaaaattatttgtatatatcatataattCAATGGTAAAAAGAAGAAGTATGaacaattattaatatttagaaTTAAAGATAATTTcaaatgaaaaacagaaaatcaaagtttaattaaacatga includes these proteins:
- the LOC122610505 gene encoding uncharacterized protein LOC122610505, which codes for METNDRAEADRLLAIADGLLRSNDLNGARDFSLLAQETDPLIERSDQIIAIVDVLTASNTRINNQNDWYAILQLESGRIYDDMDLIKSEYRRLGLLLHPEKNDYAFADSAFRLVSNAWDVLSDPSRKMAFDNILLKNQQISCDKKMARDNDLAKNEQISRDKIPVRRADGNIWTVCPYCYNLYEYPKVYDGCCLRCMNCEKAFQVVVIPPDSLPLAVPGKEEYYCCWGNFPMGFATANSEMGKGNGMMNWMSLLFPTKGSVWPSPNSLGGDNAKRGDGFMFGTSPRVQSEAPKERKLTPPTAENTVSQRRGRPKKNRLPERGV